The Pseudomonas fluorescens genome segment TGGAGTTGTTCTCGTTCGAAAGGGACAGGACAATGATTCTGTGCGCGCAGCCTCAACAGAAGAAATATCCCTTCTAGTTTCTGATTTTTCGAAATTCAAAGATTCGCTCGACAAAAAGCCAAAGCCAGATCAAAAACGCGATAGAAGCATTAAGAGTACTGTTGAGCTGTATATAGATAAGAACAGAAGCCTGAGTATTGAGAAAGATTTTCCTGTATCAAAAAGAGATTGGAGCGAAAATGTTCTTTTTGAACTTTACAGGCTAAACCAAAAATTCTCAAATCCAACCGTTTTCTTATACATACACGAAAATGCCGCGCAAAATAAAACATTCGAACATATCAAGCGCGAAAAGCTAACAAGTGCTAATGATACCTTAATTATATTGACTGAGCGCCCAAGTGAACTAAAAGACCTTGGCAGAAGAAAAAGCAACTTGAAGGCGCGCTTTCAAACTGAGCATGTTTTTTTTATTGACGAGTTCGGTTACAAAAATCTCTATTCCGAATACATGTTAGATTACCAACCTTATCGATTGGAGAACTACGTTGAGGGGGTTGCCGATATCGGCAGTGACGAAAAGAAAAAAGCACTTGACCAATTGAAGGATTGGTACGGCGCAGTGTCGAATCCGTTGATGGTAATAAAGGGATATGGCGGGATTGGTAAAACCACCTTAGTAAAACAGTTTCTCGACCACGTGCACGATCATCATGATGACGTGGGGATTCTATTTATCGACTCAAATGAAATTGTTGACGAACTGATAAAGATTGCCAGGTCGGATCATAATATTGACGATATTTATGATTTCTACCTGGCTCAAATGAAGAAAAAGGATTTTGATGGCAAAGGGTTTAGTAAAGAGCTTTTAAAACTTTCTGTAGATAACGGGAATTTGCTCATAGTTTTAGACGGTATAGACGAAGTTATTGCCAAACTTGGGACGGGATTCGATGTTTCTTCTTTTATTACTTCAATCTCGGAAAGCTATACAACGAATTTAGAGAAGACAAAGATCATCATTACTTGCCGAGATTATTTTTGGGATACCTTGGAGTATAAAACAAAGGTTGAAGAAATTACTCTCGAGCCGTTTAGTGAAGATCTCGCTGCCGTGTTTTTTCAGAAATATTTCGCTGGAGATCAGGCTAAAATCTCAAAAGCTTTGAAAATGGCTTCGGAGTTCAGACTGAGTAGCGACAAAAAGGATAGCGACTTAATTTACATCCCTTATGTGTTAGACATGATCGGATACTTGATTAAGCAGCATTCTGAGTTTGGAGGCCATAACAATGTCAAGGCCAAGGCAAGATTGCTCTCTCCGGCAATGTCCAATGATTTCTTAGTGCTTAGTGTTTGCGAGCGCGAGGTAACTAAGCTTGGCAACTTCAGCATAGATGATCAGGTAGGATTTCTGATAAATCTAGCGATACAAGAAAGCGGTTACGTAACTGATTACAATATAAAAAATCTGTCTAATTGCGATATAGATGACCTAACCGTTGAAAAGTTAAAAGCACATCCTCTGCTTAGGTATAGTCACGGAAAAATTAATTTTAGGTATGATTTTTTCTATGAATACTTCAAGGGATTGTATATTTATAGCTATTATCTCGACTTAAATGTATTAAAGCTGGATGATAAACTTATCGAGTTAATTGGTTCATATCTGCGCTATGGCAATCAACTGTGTAGCACTCTCAGCCGGAAGCTAGAATATAGCGACAGCCTTGTCTATTTTACAATGGAAACAGTTGAACAGCTTAACAAGCTGGTTGATTACGCAGAGCCGTCCGAGAAAGGCAAATACTTGTCAGCAATTTCGTCGTGTTTTGTTATGGCAATAACTTTGTTGATCGAGTCGGGTGACAAAAAATTCGATAGTTCTTCAGCTACAGATCTTCTTACTACAATTTTTGGCGACTCTGGTGGAGGCGAGATTTCTGGCGTTGCATTAATAAATATTTTAGCTGGCGACTCGAAGAAACTAACGTTTGATCTTAAGTCAAAAACCATAAGAAAATCACATTTTGAACGCTATGATTTCTTTTGGGATTGTGCGATGGACGAAAATACACATTTCGTTACTTCAAATTTTTATCAGTTGGAGCCTCGAAAGGGACTTCGTCCTACAGTGATTCCTAGTTTTGAAGATTGCGACACTATAGACATTCAGCACGTCATTAACAAAAGAATAGAGGAAGAAAACGAGCAGAGTGAACGAATTACCGAGAATCTAAAAAAAGTTTTCGAACTATTCAAGGAGCGCGGTAATTTTTACCCTCAAAAGCAGCAATACATCAAGTCCAAGATTGTCACTAATAATTTGCTACCAATCCTTCTTAAGAACGGTGTAATCGAGGATTATACGGATGATAAAAAACCGACTTTGCGACAATATAGAGTAAGTAACGAATATCGAAACATACTTAAATTTATCGATCAGGGTACGCCATGTATTGAGCTGGATCGCGTGCTTAGCCTGTTTAAATAAGTTGGCTATTGCTTACTTTTTAGTCTATGGCATCTCTATGAATGATTTTAGACAATGTTTATCCGCTTTGAGACGCTGTACGGGGTGAGGGATGGACGTTGAGCACATTGAGAAAGATTTTAAGGCTTTAGTCGAAGGTGAGGCCGATTTGTTGAATTTGGTCGTGAAGTTCCACTTCTCGATAGATAAGGTACTAGATAGAGCTCTTTATGAGGCTCTACCTATGGCTAACGCTATGGAGCTAAGAAGGGTTTCTTTTTTATTGAAATTTGATTTTCTATCTGCCTTAAACGTCTTAAGCAGAGATGTTCGTAAGTTTTTTGACTATTGTAATAGTATAAGGAATACGTTCGCGCACAATCCATATGCAACCTTCCAGGACAAGGATGTAGTTAAGGCAAAAGGCCTATTGCTTTCCCATCCGCGCCCGGTGGTTCCTAAGACTTTTCTGGGAGAGAAGGACAGCGTTGAAGTTTTGAAAACGCTTTTTAGCGTTTGCTTCCTACAAGCTGTAGTAGCTTACGAGGCTTTATGTAGGCAGAAGGTTCTCAATCTTATCACTAGTGAGATGACTGTCGAAGCGGCCACCGGTAAAGGGAGAAAATTTCAAGGAAAAATGTCAGTGAACGCAGAGTTTGAGCGCAGGTGTGTTGAGCGTTTAAGTGTACTTTATCCTGCAATAGAACCTGGCGACTATTACAAAGAGGCCGCGAAAAAATAAATTGTGCAAGCCTCCTTCATTCTTCGTTTCAAGGATTTAAATGTCTGCGAGTAATATACCCATTGGTTAACCCCATGTGCTCCGCTGCGCCTTCACTTCTGGTGGTAGATCAAGGGCAACCAAGGGGGTAGGATTGCCAGGCGGGTAAGAAAAGGCCCCCGCACCGGGGTGAGGTGTGGGAGCCGATTGAACGTAGGGCGGTATTATTAACAGTCGGCTGGTCACGGTTTCCAATGGTTGACATCAATCGGCTTTAGGCCGAAAAAGGTAATCGACGGGTCATATAGTAGGTATTGTTTCAGCGATAAGGTGTAGCTGCCAGACGGGATATTACGAACACTCGCTGGCCACACTTCGTCGGTTGCTACCGGAGAACCTGATGCGTCGTAAGCGGTAATTTGGATCTGCACGCCGACCGCTTCGGCAGGATGCGATAGGCATAACGAGTTCCCTCGCGTTCGTTATTAGAAGCTATTCGCCTGCGTCTGGAGCGGAACGACTTTTCCTTTCCAGCTCATCGAGCCAGGCAATCACCTCGTTCATACTCTTATCCCGGTCCCATTCTCCGGGTAGAGGATCTTCAGCAGGTAGCCCTGCATGTAAACGAAGTTTTTTTACGATGGCAGATGCCTGCAGCCCTAGTAAGGCATACCCCCGTCTCCTTACCCAGAAAAATTCGGGGTGATCCGGCGGATCGCAATCAAAGTCTTGGATGCCTCGAAGCTTTCCATGGAGCTGATCTTGTTGATCGGGAATTCGAAGAATCAAATACATCAAATCTCTAGGTAGTAGTCGCCAATCAACATCAAGCTCCAGCGGCCGAAATACTGGGTCCGCGGTCGTGGTCTGGCAATAACCATCTTGGCCCGCTGGCTGCCCATGCCAGGTGCCATCGTCTTTGCAGCAGTCGAAGCATTCGGTGGCGAATCGATCCAAATGGGAAACAACAATAATTCCTAGATAAGTGGTGGCTTGGTTAATCGTTTTCCGCTTGATCCTCCACTCTTTAATCAGGACAAATGCGTTGCCAAGCAAGACGCCGCTGATACCCGCCACAGCCGAGATTATTGCTGAAACGTTCCCTGGATCCATTAATGCCTCTCCGCGAATTAAATGTGTAAGCGCTGATTGTAGGCATTTCGATCAATAGCGCGCAGAGGCTTATTCTTGTGACAGTATCCACGCCAGTCCCTTATCAGCACCATATCGGCATTCTCCTAACGCCAAAACCCACAAATCCAAGATACTTTCGGAAAATCAATGGCCTGCGCTTACCAAATTTGGCGGTTCAGGAGAGGTTCGAACTCCAACAACTTTTGCCACCAACAATCTTAAAGCTTCATCGTTACTGTCCGCTTATGGCCGATAGCGGACGATTTACTACCTACAGTTGATCGTCCACAATTGGTCCAAGCGAGTCGTGTAGCTCTGACTCATCATTTCACGCCGCATGGCCCACGCTGGGCTACTAGGGACACTCGCCGCTCGCAGCGTCCCCCTTCCCCACCGTTCGTTGATCTGATCCAGTACGGCCATCACCTTGGTAGATTCGGTCGGTTGAGAAGCCGCAA includes the following:
- a CDS encoding NACHT domain-containing protein, producing MITVDEIYACLQEEESPVLEFKRDWYWTDASSPVEISRQWGEFLKDIISLCNSYVGYCGIDRYLIIGFSEVDKKVYPIDISSIKKLRDLKLFKKDLLARLEKIVNTPPLNIEIETVLIDGHTLLAFKVPSPTSITEIKNNLDTKTLTVMAGVVLVRKGQDNDSVRAASTEEISLLVSDFSKFKDSLDKKPKPDQKRDRSIKSTVELYIDKNRSLSIEKDFPVSKRDWSENVLFELYRLNQKFSNPTVFLYIHENAAQNKTFEHIKREKLTSANDTLIILTERPSELKDLGRRKSNLKARFQTEHVFFIDEFGYKNLYSEYMLDYQPYRLENYVEGVADIGSDEKKKALDQLKDWYGAVSNPLMVIKGYGGIGKTTLVKQFLDHVHDHHDDVGILFIDSNEIVDELIKIARSDHNIDDIYDFYLAQMKKKDFDGKGFSKELLKLSVDNGNLLIVLDGIDEVIAKLGTGFDVSSFITSISESYTTNLEKTKIIITCRDYFWDTLEYKTKVEEITLEPFSEDLAAVFFQKYFAGDQAKISKALKMASEFRLSSDKKDSDLIYIPYVLDMIGYLIKQHSEFGGHNNVKAKARLLSPAMSNDFLVLSVCEREVTKLGNFSIDDQVGFLINLAIQESGYVTDYNIKNLSNCDIDDLTVEKLKAHPLLRYSHGKINFRYDFFYEYFKGLYIYSYYLDLNVLKLDDKLIELIGSYLRYGNQLCSTLSRKLEYSDSLVYFTMETVEQLNKLVDYAEPSEKGKYLSAISSCFVMAITLLIESGDKKFDSSSATDLLTTIFGDSGGGEISGVALINILAGDSKKLTFDLKSKTIRKSHFERYDFFWDCAMDENTHFVTSNFYQLEPRKGLRPTVIPSFEDCDTIDIQHVINKRIEEENEQSERITENLKKVFELFKERGNFYPQKQQYIKSKIVTNNLLPILLKNGVIEDYTDDKKPTLRQYRVSNEYRNILKFIDQGTPCIELDRVLSLFK